In Erythrolamprus reginae isolate rEryReg1 chromosome 10, rEryReg1.hap1, whole genome shotgun sequence, one DNA window encodes the following:
- the VPS29 gene encoding vacuolar protein sorting-associated protein 29, with translation MLVLVLGDLQIPHRCNSLPAKFKKLLVPGKIQHILCTGNLCTKESYDYLKTLAGDVHVVRGDFDENLNYPEQKVVTVGQFKIGLIHGHQVIPWGDVASLALLQRQFDVDILISGHTHKFEAFEHENKFYINPGSATGAYTALENNIIPSFVLMDIQASTVVTYVYQLIGDDVKVERIEYKKS, from the exons ATG TTGGTGTTAGTGTTGGGTGACCTGCAGATTCCTCACCGCTGTAACAGCCTACCGGCGAAATTCAAAAAATTGCTGGTTCCGGGCAAAATCCAGCACATTCTTTGCACCGGGAACCTCTGCACGAAGGAGAGCTATGACTACCTCAAGACCTTGGCCGGAGACGTTCACGTCGTGAGGGGAGATTTTGATGAG AACCTGAACTATCCCGAACAGAAGGTGGTCACCGTGGGGCAGTTTAAGATCGGGCTGATCCACGGCCATCAAGTCATCCCTTGGGGCGACGTGGCCAGCCTCGCTCTGCTCCAGAGGCAGTTCGACGTCGACATCTTGATTTCGGGCCACACACACAAATTCGAGGCCTTTGAACACGAAAACAAGTTCTACATTAACCCAGGGTCAGCCACAGGAGCTTACACCGCTTTGGAAAA CAACATCATCCCTTCCTTTGTTCTGATGGACATCCAGGCCTCCACAGTTGTCACCTACGTCTACCAGCTGATTGGCGATGACGTGAAAGTGGAAAGAATCGAGTACAAGAAGTCTTAA
- the RAD9B gene encoding cell cycle checkpoint control protein RAD9B encodes MKCVIGGARVRVFGRALHAIARISDEFWIDPKEKGLFLRTVNSSRSAYACVFFSSMFFQSYSYGNAAEQSLNGDTVQFTCKLIIKAVLPLFRCLHTMERNVEKCNIYTDANNCHIVFKLFCKHGVVKTHSLAFQECQPLQAVFAKHLCTNVLRVHSRQLSNMLIHFPTYQEEITLGVTPMKVCFKTYIEDEIDVAKAPHTEIHLSPDEFEYFQVGVDSEVTFCLKELRGLLVFAEALSVPVSVHFDVSGKPVAFSIEDTVIEALFVLATLSDTPESYKTASKPTCLEQSQNRGPAVERSNQHIASCRRNTSTPPSQGCSTGQEPPCPNYNKFYSLFFGAVSPNEQNDANLLHNLASVSDTEDGAHGQFSPTF; translated from the exons ATGAAGTGTGTCATTGGAGGCGCCCGTGTCAGAG TGTTTGGAAGAGCCCTGCATGCCATTGCGAGAATCAGCGATGAATTTTGGATTGACCCCAAGGAAAAAGGA CTTTTCCTGAGGACGGTAAATAGTTCTAGGTCGGCCTATGCCTGCGTCTTCTTTTCATCCATGTTCTTCCAAAGTTATTCCTATGGAAATGCCGCTGAACAGAGCTTGAATGGAGACACTGTTCAATTCACATGTAAATTAATAATCAAA GCCGTTCTGCCTTTATTCCGATGCTTGCACACAATGGAAAGAAATGTGGAAAAGTGCAACATTTACACAGACGCGAACAATTGCCATATTGTTTTTAAGCTATTCTGCAAACATG GTGTCGTGAAAACTCATAGTTTGGCTTTCCAGGAGTGTCAACCTCTTCAAGCTGTGTTTGCAAAACATTTGTGTACCAATGTATTGAGAGTCCATTCCAG GCAGCTGTCTAATATGCTGATTCACTTTCCGACGTACCAAGAAGAAATAACTTTAGGTGTTACGCCAATGAAAGTTTGCTTCAAGACTTATATAGAGGATGAAATTG ACGTTGCAAAGGCACCGCATACAGAAATCCATCTCAGTCCTGACGAATTTGAATATTTTCAAGTTGGAGTAGATTCAGAGGTCACTTTTTGCCTTAAAGAACTGCGG GGTCTTCTGGTGTTTGCAGAAGCTCTCAGCGTCCCAGTCTCTGTTCATTTTGATGTATCTGGAAA GCCAGTCGCCTTCAGCATTGAGGACACCGTAATAGAAGCCCTGTTTGTTTTGGCCACTTTGTCCGATACTCCCGAAAGCTACAAGACGGCCAGTAAACCAACATGCCTTGAACAAAGCCAAAACAG GGGCCCTGCTGTAGAGAGAAGTAATCAACACATCGCCAGTTGCAGGAGAAACACCTCCACGCCTCCCTCGCAGGGCTGTTCCACAGGACAGGAACCACCTTGTCCCAACTATAATaag TTTTATTCCTTGTTCTTTGGAGCAGTTTCCCCTAATGAGCAAAACGATGCTAATTTGCTTCACAACCTGGCATCGGTGAGTGACACAGAAGATGGCGCCCACGGGCAGTTCTCCCCGACGTTTTAA